In the Candidatus Thermoplasmatota archaeon genome, one interval contains:
- a CDS encoding class II glutamine amidotransferase gives MCRILAANSAQPIAAERFTDFPSLCTKSSCGPHRDGWGVVAATAEGPRHLGREAKPADAPDSSWAAAMARLAEGRPAGTVLAHLRAASAGLSVRLENTHPFLHGRWAFAHNGTLHDYRPELSVPAEGDTDSERLFKFLLPRLENPGPTVPTMVEALRRVRSQCASYTALTCVFTDGPRLFAIHDSTKGHEDHGLVFASDQGVLWVAQEPHFPAHWRPVENQHMLVAENGRLKGVVPLFRV, from the coding sequence ATGTGCCGCATCCTCGCCGCCAACTCCGCGCAACCCATCGCCGCGGAGCGCTTCACCGACTTCCCCTCGCTGTGCACGAAAAGCTCGTGCGGGCCGCACCGCGACGGCTGGGGCGTCGTCGCCGCGACGGCCGAGGGCCCGCGGCACCTCGGCCGCGAGGCGAAGCCCGCCGACGCGCCCGATTCGAGTTGGGCGGCAGCGATGGCTCGCCTGGCCGAGGGACGCCCCGCCGGAACCGTCCTGGCGCACCTTCGCGCCGCAAGCGCGGGCCTGTCCGTACGCCTGGAGAACACGCACCCGTTCCTGCACGGACGGTGGGCGTTTGCCCACAACGGGACGCTCCACGATTACCGTCCGGAGCTTTCGGTCCCAGCCGAGGGCGATACGGACAGCGAGCGCCTGTTCAAGTTCCTCCTGCCGCGCCTGGAGAATCCCGGTCCCACGGTGCCGACGATGGTCGAAGCGCTGCGCCGCGTCCGATCGCAGTGCGCCTCCTACACCGCGCTCACGTGCGTCTTCACGGACGGCCCCCGCCTGTTTGCCATCCACGACTCGACGAAGGGCCACGAGGACCACGGTCTCGTCTTCGCCTCCGATCAGGGCGTCCTGTGGGTGGCCCAGGAGCCCCATTTCCCCGCGCACTGGCGCCCCGTCGAGAACCAGCACATGCTCGTCGCGGAGAACGGCCGGCTCAAGGGCGTGGTGCCGCTGTTCCGCGTCTAG